In one Vibrio sp. VB16 genomic region, the following are encoded:
- a CDS encoding carboxylate/amino acid/amine transporter: MLYLSAVTLLWAFSFSLIGVYLAGQVDSWFSVLMRVVLAALVFLPFLKFRNIPKSLILKLMTVGGIQLGLMYCFYYQSFLLLSVPEVLLFTVFTPIYVTLVYDLLKGRFSPWYLITAIIAVAGAVVIKFSGVNDNFLQGFFVVQGANLCFAIGQVGYKVIMEKEEVTLPQHTVFGYFYLGAVCVAVIAFALFGNTERLPTTMTQWGILTYLGLIASGLGYFLWNKGACMVNAGALAVMNNVLVPAGLVVNILIWNRDADMLRLALGGAIILFSLLINETIIKRKVAFSYD, encoded by the coding sequence ATGTTGTACCTTTCTGCAGTGACCCTATTATGGGCTTTTTCATTTAGTTTGATTGGCGTTTATCTTGCTGGCCAAGTTGACTCTTGGTTCTCTGTATTGATGCGCGTTGTTCTGGCTGCTTTGGTTTTTCTTCCTTTTTTAAAATTTCGAAATATTCCAAAATCACTCATCCTTAAACTCATGACAGTAGGTGGTATACAACTAGGACTAATGTACTGTTTTTACTATCAGTCTTTCTTACTACTCTCTGTCCCTGAAGTATTGCTTTTTACTGTCTTTACGCCCATTTATGTCACGCTGGTTTATGACTTACTAAAAGGCCGTTTCTCACCTTGGTATCTGATTACGGCAATCATCGCGGTTGCAGGTGCCGTGGTCATTAAATTCTCTGGAGTTAACGATAATTTTTTACAGGGGTTCTTCGTCGTTCAAGGGGCAAACCTATGCTTTGCTATTGGTCAGGTAGGCTATAAGGTGATAATGGAAAAAGAAGAAGTAACGCTCCCCCAACACACTGTATTCGGTTATTTTTATTTAGGGGCTGTCTGTGTGGCTGTTATCGCTTTTGCTCTATTTGGCAACACAGAAAGGCTGCCAACGACCATGACGCAATGGGGTATCCTGACCTATCTAGGTTTAATCGCTTCTGGATTAGGTTATTTTTTATGGAACAAAGGCGCATGCATGGTCAACGCAGGTGCGCTTGCGGTCATGAATAATGTTTTGGTGCCCGCTGGCTTGGTGGTAAACATATTGATTTGGAATCGTGACGCAGACATGCTTAGACTCGCGCTAGGTGGCGCTATCATCTTATTTTCTCTTCTGATAAACGAGACCATCATTAAGCGAAAAGTGGCTTTTTCTTATGATTAA
- the ftnA gene encoding non-heme ferritin translates to MLSQTMIEQLNEQINLEFFSSNLYLQMSAWCEDKGFEGAAVFLRRHAVEEMEHMQRLFTYVSETGAMPILGTIEAPKYDFKSLGEVFRETYEHEQMITERINKLAHGAFIAQDYSTFNFLQWYVAEQHEEEKLFKGILDKLELVGEDGKALFFIDKDLAAMAKEGSSSVMEAGAAE, encoded by the coding sequence ATGCTATCTCAAACAATGATCGAACAATTAAATGAGCAAATTAACCTAGAATTTTTCTCATCCAATCTATACTTACAAATGAGTGCTTGGTGTGAAGATAAAGGTTTTGAAGGTGCAGCAGTATTTCTAAGGCGTCATGCAGTAGAAGAAATGGAACATATGCAGCGCTTATTTACCTATGTTAGCGAAACGGGAGCGATGCCGATTTTAGGGACGATTGAAGCGCCTAAATATGATTTCAAAAGTCTTGGAGAGGTCTTTCGCGAAACCTATGAACATGAGCAGATGATTACAGAAAGAATCAATAAGTTGGCTCATGGTGCATTTATCGCACAAGATTACTCAACGTTTAATTTCTTACAGTGGTACGTTGCTGAACAGCATGAAGAAGAGAAACTGTTTAAAGGGATTTTGGATAAGCTAGAGCTTGTTGGCGAAGATGGTAAGGCTTTGTTCTTCATTGATAAAGACCTAGCTGCAATGGCAAAAGAAGGTTCATCTTCCGTTATGGAAGCCGGTGCAGCGGAGTAA
- a CDS encoding universal stress protein — protein sequence MSYKHILVAIDLSKESHILIEKAVALAQPLGAEVSFIHIDVNYAEIYTGLIDINLSETQNHAMEESLAQLKLLAEQAKMPIKHTLVGSGDLGYELKETIDKKDVDLVICGHHQDFWSVILSSTKQLLNSVPVDMLVVPLHDD from the coding sequence ATGAGCTATAAGCATATTTTGGTCGCTATTGACCTTAGCAAAGAAAGCCATATTCTGATTGAAAAAGCCGTCGCATTAGCCCAACCGTTAGGCGCAGAAGTCTCATTTATTCATATTGATGTGAATTATGCCGAAATATACACTGGTCTCATTGATATAAATTTGTCTGAAACACAAAATCACGCCATGGAAGAATCGTTAGCGCAGCTTAAATTACTTGCAGAACAAGCTAAAATGCCGATTAAACATACTTTAGTCGGAAGTGGCGATTTGGGGTATGAACTAAAGGAAACGATTGATAAAAAGGACGTCGATTTAGTCATTTGCGGGCATCACCAAGATTTTTGGAGTGTCATACTATCCTCAACTAAGCAGCTACTAAATAGCGTTCCGGTTGATATGTTGGTTGTTCCTTTACATGACGATTAA
- a CDS encoding ABC transporter substrate binding protein, with product MIFSVSANAKEKDVLVIHSYHQGFLWSDDFQDGLEYILTKNKIPNRVVYLDTKRHQSKKYLDQLAQLYTVKLQNEEFKAVIVVDNYALNLINSLGHMLGDTPIIFSGINGYKANLHSNLNATGVVSRVEIQGNVELIKRLQPNVNKIYVITGLSVTGEGVRDTVNQYLDESPSHRELVEHYVPADYESLKAFLTKAPKNSAILYWGFFNDGLNIHNDQEIREKIDEFSAVPVYVFHDSIFGYGTVGGVLHNGNSQGRSAGLLLVDMLANMPGNIPSVRLATPTIELDYDAIQKWGLNISQENTAANLINEPEDDYQWVQVVITIFLLMAAVIMALLYYLRRLSNSESKARESQYLLESVIEQSHQYIAILDKYGRVLTSNNKFHELVFDQGLPIDKPIWLFNGWEDKGAKKLGQFFESNSELNSTRFEIEALCKGSGCILLDVVLNQLPEESGVESQYLFEANDITMGKLAQQKLIERESTMRIYYEQQPVMMLTLDENYRIQALNKFAQELLGYKELEILGHRLKDFYADEGTLPAKQLLLNREHEINGVWRREARYRHKDGSVLWIRENIRPLDHFGKLLMVGEDITEIHILTEQLEYQARYDLLTETFNRNHFELELEKSLKEVSDHLRTHAMLYLDLDQLKVLNDTAGHEAGDAAIKFSAMVVESVLPYNSILSRMGGDEFAVLLRDCTQTDAQNIAKAIINELSINTFQWDDISLNITCSIGIRLIDHTADSPQMVHAQADTACHAAKDEGRNRFHLYLQDDEELRRRQLEMECVNLVHEALANNRLELFAQTILQLEESSDALKMHFEILVRIKSANGEYISPGIFMPASEKYNVAHLIDKAVVTQTLAWLESNIADYDQLGLCSINLSGQSIGNREFVHFLLETIEHSSVPSNKLCLEITETAAMGNMDRAIDLFTQIKQRGCLIALDDFGSGLSSFGYLKKLPVDIVKIDGLFVRDMDTNETDFIMVRAINDLAKQMGKKTVAEFVENTAIIDRLLELGVDYAQGYIVSKPKPLAELVAELQQIQ from the coding sequence TTGATTTTCAGCGTTTCAGCTAACGCTAAAGAGAAAGATGTCCTTGTTATACACTCTTATCATCAAGGTTTTTTATGGTCTGACGATTTTCAAGATGGCCTAGAATACATCCTTACCAAAAATAAAATCCCTAATCGGGTTGTTTATCTAGACACAAAAAGACACCAATCAAAAAAATATTTAGATCAACTTGCTCAACTGTATACCGTTAAGCTTCAAAATGAGGAGTTCAAAGCGGTTATCGTTGTTGATAATTATGCATTGAATTTGATAAATAGCCTTGGTCATATGTTAGGTGATACCCCAATAATTTTTAGCGGTATTAATGGTTATAAGGCGAATTTACATTCCAATTTAAATGCGACTGGCGTGGTCTCTCGGGTAGAAATACAAGGCAATGTTGAATTAATAAAAAGGTTGCAACCTAACGTAAATAAAATTTATGTCATCACCGGTCTCTCGGTTACAGGAGAGGGGGTTCGAGATACAGTCAATCAATACCTAGACGAGTCCCCTAGTCATAGAGAATTGGTCGAACATTATGTTCCAGCAGACTACGAGTCCTTGAAAGCTTTTTTAACTAAAGCCCCTAAAAATAGCGCGATTCTTTATTGGGGCTTTTTTAACGATGGGTTGAACATTCATAACGATCAGGAAATTCGTGAAAAGATTGATGAGTTTTCAGCTGTTCCAGTTTATGTATTTCATGATTCGATATTCGGTTACGGGACCGTTGGCGGTGTTCTTCATAACGGTAACTCTCAGGGGAGATCTGCGGGGCTATTACTCGTCGACATGTTAGCTAACATGCCAGGCAATATTCCATCGGTCAGGCTGGCGACACCGACCATTGAACTCGATTACGACGCAATTCAAAAATGGGGGCTTAATATAAGCCAAGAGAACACGGCTGCGAATTTGATTAACGAGCCTGAAGACGACTACCAGTGGGTTCAGGTTGTTATCACCATCTTTTTGTTGATGGCTGCCGTCATAATGGCGCTCCTGTATTATCTTCGCCGTTTAAGTAACAGTGAATCCAAGGCGCGTGAGAGCCAGTATTTACTCGAGTCAGTTATAGAACAAAGCCATCAATATATCGCTATCCTTGATAAATACGGCAGAGTTCTGACCAGTAATAATAAATTTCATGAATTAGTTTTTGATCAAGGATTACCTATTGATAAACCGATATGGCTTTTCAATGGGTGGGAAGATAAAGGCGCTAAGAAGCTTGGCCAGTTCTTTGAATCTAACTCGGAACTGAATTCAACTCGATTCGAGATTGAAGCGCTTTGTAAGGGCTCAGGATGTATTTTACTCGATGTCGTTCTTAATCAGTTGCCAGAGGAGTCTGGTGTCGAATCACAATACCTATTTGAAGCAAACGACATCACTATGGGGAAATTGGCTCAGCAGAAATTGATTGAGCGTGAGTCCACCATGCGGATCTACTATGAACAACAACCAGTCATGATGTTGACACTAGATGAAAACTACCGAATTCAGGCACTTAATAAATTTGCACAAGAGTTATTAGGCTATAAAGAGCTAGAAATATTAGGCCATCGTTTGAAGGATTTTTATGCAGATGAAGGCACATTACCAGCGAAACAACTGCTGCTTAATCGAGAACATGAAATTAATGGCGTGTGGCGAAGAGAAGCTCGATATCGACATAAAGATGGCTCGGTATTATGGATTAGAGAAAATATTCGTCCACTCGATCACTTTGGTAAGTTGTTGATGGTAGGCGAGGATATTACCGAGATTCATATTTTAACCGAGCAATTGGAGTATCAAGCTCGCTATGACTTGCTCACCGAAACGTTCAACAGAAATCATTTTGAATTAGAACTAGAAAAGTCTTTGAAAGAAGTAAGTGACCACTTACGTACACACGCAATGCTCTATTTAGACCTTGATCAATTGAAGGTGCTTAATGATACCGCTGGACATGAAGCAGGTGATGCTGCGATCAAGTTCTCTGCAATGGTGGTTGAGTCTGTTTTACCATATAACTCTATATTGTCTAGAATGGGTGGTGATGAATTTGCAGTGCTATTAAGAGACTGCACGCAAACTGATGCTCAGAATATTGCCAAAGCGATTATCAATGAACTCAGCATCAATACATTCCAGTGGGACGACATATCACTCAATATTACGTGTTCTATTGGAATTCGATTGATCGATCATACTGCCGATTCCCCTCAAATGGTTCACGCTCAAGCGGATACGGCGTGTCATGCAGCTAAAGATGAAGGTCGGAATAGATTTCATCTTTATCTTCAAGATGATGAAGAGTTGCGTCGACGTCAACTTGAGATGGAGTGCGTTAATCTGGTTCATGAGGCGTTGGCGAATAATCGATTGGAACTATTTGCACAGACAATTCTGCAGCTTGAAGAATCAAGTGATGCCCTGAAGATGCACTTTGAAATATTGGTTCGAATAAAAAGTGCTAATGGGGAGTATATTTCCCCAGGAATCTTCATGCCCGCCTCAGAGAAATACAATGTGGCACACCTTATTGATAAAGCCGTAGTGACCCAAACCCTAGCGTGGTTAGAGTCCAACATAGCCGACTATGATCAGTTAGGGCTTTGCTCTATTAATTTATCGGGGCAGTCGATAGGGAATAGAGAATTTGTACATTTCTTGCTGGAAACGATTGAACATAGTTCGGTACCTAGCAACAAACTTTGTCTCGAAATTACAGAAACAGCCGCAATGGGGAATATGGATCGCGCCATTGATTTGTTTACTCAGATCAAACAACGAGGCTGTTTGATTGCACTGGATGATTTTGGTTCTGGTTTGTCATCCTTTGGCTACCTAAAAAAATTACCAGTGGATATCGTTAAGATAGATGGTTTATTTGTTCGTGATATGGATACGAATGAGACTGATTTTATTATGGTCCGTGCTATCAATGATTTAGCGAAACAAATGGGTAAGAAAACGGTCGCTGAATTTGTAGAAAATACAGCGATTATTGATCGGCTTCTTGAGTTAGGCGTAGACTATGCGCAGGGCTATATCGTTAGTAAACCTAAACCATTAGCCGAATTGGTAGCCGAACTGCAACAGATTCAGTAA
- a CDS encoding class I SAM-dependent methyltransferase, producing the protein MRLQLICEENIDTNRLERIAQTWSLQHDEQSRFALVLSSERLELRKIDEPKLGAIYVDLVGGPVGHRRKFGGGKAQSIAKAAGLNKGVIPSVLDATAGLGRDAFVLASLGCKVQMIERNPVVAALLDDGLERAKQDPEIGVWVSERMSLLHASSHDALEIISNDRNFLRPDVVYLDPMYPHPEGKKSALVKKEMRVFQSLVGADLDADGLFEPAMKLAKKRVIVKRPDYADWLNQQKPSMAIKTKKNRFDVYVKESMT; encoded by the coding sequence TTGCGCCTGCAACTGATCTGTGAAGAAAACATAGATACCAATCGGCTTGAACGTATTGCTCAAACGTGGTCATTGCAACACGATGAACAGAGTCGCTTCGCGTTGGTTTTAAGCTCGGAAAGACTAGAGCTCAGAAAAATAGATGAGCCAAAATTAGGTGCGATCTACGTCGATCTGGTGGGCGGTCCCGTTGGACACCGGAGAAAATTTGGTGGCGGTAAAGCTCAGTCTATTGCAAAGGCTGCAGGGCTTAATAAAGGTGTGATACCAAGTGTGCTGGACGCAACTGCAGGGCTAGGTAGAGATGCGTTTGTACTTGCATCTCTTGGCTGTAAAGTGCAGATGATAGAGCGAAACCCAGTCGTCGCCGCTCTGCTGGATGATGGCCTAGAGAGAGCAAAACAAGATCCAGAAATAGGCGTATGGGTTTCAGAAAGAATGTCGCTATTGCATGCATCTAGTCATGATGCATTGGAGATAATATCTAATGATCGAAATTTCCTGCGACCAGATGTTGTCTATCTTGATCCTATGTATCCTCACCCTGAAGGAAAAAAGTCGGCATTAGTTAAAAAAGAGATGCGTGTATTCCAATCGCTCGTCGGGGCCGATCTAGATGCAGATGGTTTATTTGAGCCCGCTATGAAGCTTGCTAAAAAACGCGTTATAGTGAAAAGGCCTGATTATGCCGACTGGCTAAATCAACAAAAACCAAGTATGGCAATTAAAACCAAAAAAAATCGTTTCGATGTATATGTAAAAGAATCAATGACATAA
- the gorA gene encoding glutathione-disulfide reductase, with the protein MAKEFDYICIGGGSGGIASANRAAMHGAKVALIEAKDLGGTCVNVGCVPKKVMWHGAQVAEAIHLYAEDYGFDVEAKALNWGKLVENRQAYIGRIHQSYDNVLGKNKIEVIKGFAKFIDQKTIEVNGELYTAEHILVAVGGRPSIPSIPGAEYGIDSNGFFELKEQPKRVAVIGAGYIAVEIAGVLHALGSKTDLFVRKQSPIRSFDPMIIETLVEVMAQEGPTLHTQSIPKEIVKEADGSLTLHLENGKAYNVDTLIWAIGRHPATDIINLDVTGVALNDRGYIKVDEYQETNVKGIYCVGDIMEGGIELTPVAVKAGRQLSERLFNNKPTAKMDYDLVPTVVFSHPPIGTIGITEPEAIAQYGKENVTVYQSGFTAMYTAITQHRQPCKMKLVCAGDDEKVVGLHGIGFTVDEMIQGFAVAIKMGATKADFDSVVAIHPTGSEEFVTMT; encoded by the coding sequence ATGGCGAAAGAATTTGACTACATCTGTATCGGTGGCGGTAGTGGCGGTATAGCTTCGGCTAATCGTGCGGCTATGCATGGCGCTAAAGTTGCTTTGATTGAAGCAAAAGACCTTGGTGGAACGTGCGTAAATGTTGGCTGTGTGCCTAAAAAAGTAATGTGGCATGGCGCTCAGGTAGCTGAAGCAATCCATTTGTATGCAGAAGACTATGGTTTTGATGTTGAGGCTAAAGCACTTAACTGGGGTAAATTAGTAGAGAACCGTCAAGCGTATATCGGCCGTATTCACCAATCTTACGATAATGTACTTGGCAAAAACAAAATTGAAGTGATCAAAGGCTTCGCTAAGTTTATCGACCAAAAGACCATTGAAGTAAACGGCGAGCTTTATACCGCAGAACATATTCTCGTCGCGGTTGGCGGTCGTCCAAGCATTCCGAGCATCCCTGGTGCCGAGTATGGTATTGATTCAAATGGCTTCTTCGAACTGAAAGAGCAACCAAAGCGTGTTGCGGTTATTGGTGCTGGTTACATAGCGGTAGAAATTGCAGGTGTATTGCACGCGCTAGGGTCAAAAACGGACCTATTTGTTCGCAAACAATCCCCTATCCGCAGCTTTGACCCAATGATTATAGAAACGTTGGTTGAAGTAATGGCGCAAGAAGGCCCTACTTTACATACTCAATCCATCCCTAAAGAGATTGTAAAAGAAGCTGATGGCAGCCTAACCCTGCATTTGGAGAACGGTAAAGCATACAATGTTGATACCTTAATCTGGGCGATTGGTCGCCACCCAGCAACGGATATAATCAACTTAGACGTGACTGGTGTTGCACTTAATGATCGCGGTTACATCAAAGTCGATGAGTACCAAGAAACCAATGTGAAAGGCATTTATTGTGTTGGTGACATTATGGAAGGTGGTATTGAACTAACTCCTGTAGCCGTTAAAGCTGGTCGTCAATTATCTGAGCGTCTGTTTAACAATAAACCAACGGCAAAAATGGATTACGATCTTGTCCCTACCGTGGTATTCAGCCACCCACCTATTGGCACCATTGGGATTACCGAACCTGAGGCTATTGCTCAGTATGGTAAAGAGAACGTAACCGTTTATCAGTCAGGCTTTACAGCAATGTACACCGCAATAACTCAACATCGTCAACCTTGTAAGATGAAATTGGTCTGTGCCGGAGACGATGAGAAAGTTGTAGGGCTACACGGTATTGGCTTCACTGTAGACGAAATGATTCAAGGCTTTGCGGTTGCTATCAAAATGGGCGCAACCAAAGCCGATTTTGATAGTGTTGTAGCGATACATCCAACGGGTTCAGAAGAGTTCGTTACCATGACGTAG
- the uspB gene encoding universal stress protein UspB, which produces MISGDTIIFTLMLIVSINLARYLTALRSLIYVMREAHPLLYQQVDGGGFFTTHGNVMKQVRLFHYLKDKEFVNHHDPVFMSKCTKVRELFILFVVLIAVTLFASFLV; this is translated from the coding sequence ATGATCAGTGGAGACACTATAATATTCACTCTTATGCTTATTGTGAGCATAAACTTAGCGCGCTATTTGACTGCATTGCGGTCGTTAATCTATGTCATGCGAGAGGCGCATCCGTTACTTTATCAACAAGTAGATGGCGGTGGTTTCTTTACAACTCATGGTAATGTAATGAAACAGGTTCGTCTTTTTCATTACCTTAAAGATAAGGAGTTCGTGAATCATCACGACCCTGTCTTTATGAGTAAGTGCACAAAAGTGAGAGAGCTGTTTATTCTATTTGTTGTTTTGATTGCGGTCACTTTGTTTGCATCGTTCTTGGTTTGA
- the asnC gene encoding transcriptional regulator AsnC — protein sequence MHTNTRLDDLDRAILKILLEDARRPYAEMAKKFDVSPATIHVRIEKMKAAEIIEGTEVIINPKKLGYDVCCFIGINLNAARDYHSALKKLNALDEVVEAYYTTGAYNIFVKLMCHSIEELQYVLIDKLQAIDEVQSTETLISLQNPINRNVIP from the coding sequence ATGCACACTAACACTCGCCTCGATGACTTAGACCGAGCTATCTTAAAAATATTATTAGAAGATGCACGGCGACCATATGCTGAAATGGCAAAGAAGTTTGATGTAAGCCCTGCAACGATTCATGTACGAATAGAGAAGATGAAGGCTGCAGAAATTATTGAAGGGACGGAGGTTATTATTAACCCTAAAAAGCTGGGTTACGACGTGTGCTGTTTTATTGGTATTAATCTAAACGCTGCTCGAGACTATCACTCAGCCCTAAAAAAATTGAACGCATTGGATGAAGTCGTAGAGGCTTATTATACAACAGGGGCATACAATATCTTCGTAAAGCTAATGTGCCACTCCATTGAAGAACTACAATATGTTTTGATTGATAAGCTTCAGGCTATAGACGAAGTGCAATCGACTGAAACATTAATATCACTTCAGAACCCAATCAATCGGAATGTGATTCCATAA
- a CDS encoding 23S rRNA (adenine(2030)-N(6))-methyltransferase RlmJ, which yields MLSYRHSFHAGNHADVLKHIVQSLILDSLKQKEKPFVYHDTHSGVGRYDLTHEWSEKTSEYKQGISRIWQQDSNPEEIQSYLDAIRILNDNNELRYYPGSPRIARAQLRPQDRMILTELHPSDYPLLEQEFHRDRQVKIYKEDGFQRLKGSLPPKERRGLVLIDPPYELAKEYRDVVNAIAQSHKRWANGIYAIWYPVVNRYDIEDMFKGLESLGIKNILQIELGVSPDTNERGMTASGMIVINPPWKLESQMEKILPFLKEAIAPITGHYKVNWIVPE from the coding sequence TTGTTAAGTTACAGACACAGTTTCCATGCTGGAAATCACGCAGATGTACTAAAACATATAGTACAGAGCCTTATTCTTGATTCTCTAAAACAAAAAGAGAAGCCTTTTGTCTATCACGATACACACTCTGGTGTTGGTCGTTACGATCTTACTCATGAATGGTCTGAAAAAACCAGTGAATATAAACAAGGTATCTCTCGAATTTGGCAACAAGATTCAAATCCTGAGGAGATTCAGAGTTATTTAGACGCTATCCGTATTCTTAATGATAACAATGAACTCCGTTATTATCCTGGTTCGCCAAGGATAGCTCGCGCTCAATTAAGGCCACAGGACAGAATGATTCTAACGGAACTTCATCCAAGTGATTATCCTTTGTTAGAACAAGAGTTTCACCGAGATCGCCAAGTAAAAATATACAAAGAAGACGGTTTTCAACGCCTAAAAGGCAGCTTACCACCCAAAGAGCGACGTGGTTTAGTCTTAATTGACCCACCTTACGAATTGGCAAAAGAATATCGCGATGTCGTTAATGCTATTGCTCAAAGCCATAAGCGATGGGCAAATGGGATATATGCCATTTGGTATCCTGTGGTAAATCGATATGATATTGAAGATATGTTTAAAGGATTAGAGTCTCTTGGCATTAAAAATATTCTTCAGATCGAGCTTGGGGTATCACCGGATACAAACGAACGAGGTATGACCGCGTCTGGCATGATAGTTATTAATCCTCCTTGGAAATTGGAAAGCCAGATGGAAAAAATTCTCCCATTTTTAAAAGAAGCCATTGCGCCAATTACCGGTCATTATAAAGTGAACTGGATTGTACCTGAGTAA
- the prlC gene encoding oligopeptidase A: protein MSNPLLDFTDLPPFSEIRPEYVKPAVEQAIADCRIKIEQVLDGNSNPSWETICDPLAEVDDKLSRIWSPVSHMNSVVNSQELREAYESCLPLLSEYGTWVGQHKGLYEAYKAIKASPVFDNMTQAQKKSITDALLDFELSGIGLPANEQHRYGEISKRMSELGSQFSNNVLDATMGWTKHITKESELKGMPESAMDAARATAESKELDGWVLTLDIPSYLPVLTYCDNQELRREMYEAYVTRASDRGPMAGKWDNTEVMSEQLKLRHEISRLLGFATYSEKSLASKMAETPAQVLGFLNDLAVKVKPQGEKEVRELTEFAKKEFGVTDLNLWDIAYYSEKQKQHLFQISDEELRPYFPESKAVSGLFEVLKRVFGMTVIEKEGVDTWHQSVRFFDIFDGENTLRGSFYLDLYARENKRGGAWMDECRVRRTTTSGELQTPVAYLTCNFNKPLGDKPALFTHDEVVTLFHEFGHGIHHMLTQIDVSAVSGINGVPWDAVELPSQFLENWCWEEEALEFISGHYETGASLPTEMLEKMLAAKNFQSAIFILRQLEFGLFDFTLHTEFDPEIGPRVLETLAQVKSKVAVLPSLEWNRFSHAFSHIFAGGYSAGYYSYLWAEVLSSDAFSRFEEEGIFNQETGKSFLNNILEMGGSEEPMELFKRFRGREPKIDALLRHSGISG from the coding sequence ATGTCCAACCCACTTTTAGATTTTACTGACCTACCACCATTCTCTGAGATACGTCCAGAGTATGTAAAGCCAGCTGTAGAACAAGCTATAGCGGATTGCAGAATCAAAATAGAACAAGTTCTTGACGGTAACAGTAATCCAAGCTGGGAGACGATTTGCGATCCTTTAGCTGAGGTGGACGACAAACTAAGCAGAATTTGGTCTCCAGTTAGCCACATGAATTCCGTGGTCAATAGCCAAGAACTTCGTGAAGCTTATGAAAGCTGTCTACCGTTGTTATCAGAATATGGCACATGGGTTGGTCAGCATAAAGGGCTTTATGAAGCGTACAAAGCGATTAAAGCGAGCCCAGTATTCGATAATATGACGCAAGCTCAGAAAAAAAGCATTACCGATGCATTGCTTGACTTTGAGCTGTCAGGCATCGGCCTGCCTGCGAATGAACAACATCGTTATGGTGAAATTAGCAAGCGAATGTCTGAATTAGGTTCTCAGTTTTCTAATAATGTTCTCGATGCCACAATGGGCTGGACAAAGCACATTACGAAAGAGTCAGAGCTGAAAGGAATGCCAGAATCGGCAATGGATGCAGCAAGAGCCACGGCAGAGTCAAAAGAGTTAGATGGTTGGGTGTTAACCTTAGATATTCCATCTTATCTTCCGGTATTAACATACTGCGATAATCAAGAGCTTCGCCGAGAAATGTATGAGGCGTACGTTACTCGCGCTTCAGACCGAGGGCCGATGGCGGGGAAATGGGACAATACAGAAGTTATGTCTGAACAGCTTAAGCTTCGTCATGAAATTTCTCGATTGCTTGGGTTTGCTACATACAGTGAAAAATCATTGGCCAGTAAAATGGCGGAGACACCAGCACAAGTCCTCGGTTTTTTAAATGATTTGGCAGTAAAAGTGAAACCTCAAGGAGAAAAAGAGGTCCGTGAACTGACGGAGTTTGCAAAAAAAGAATTTGGTGTGACCGATCTTAATCTTTGGGATATTGCCTACTACAGTGAAAAACAAAAGCAGCATTTGTTCCAAATATCTGATGAAGAATTGCGCCCTTACTTCCCTGAATCTAAAGCCGTAAGCGGATTATTTGAGGTACTAAAACGCGTATTTGGCATGACGGTTATAGAGAAAGAGGGCGTAGATACTTGGCATCAGTCAGTTCGATTTTTTGATATCTTTGATGGAGAGAATACGCTACGTGGTAGTTTCTATCTTGACCTCTATGCTCGTGAAAATAAACGAGGTGGGGCATGGATGGACGAATGTCGTGTTAGGCGTACGACCACAAGTGGCGAACTACAAACGCCAGTGGCTTATTTAACATGTAATTTTAATAAGCCACTAGGAGATAAGCCTGCTCTCTTTACCCATGATGAGGTTGTTACATTGTTCCATGAGTTTGGGCATGGTATTCACCATATGCTGACCCAGATTGATGTCTCTGCTGTGTCCGGGATAAATGGTGTGCCTTGGGATGCTGTTGAGTTGCCAAGTCAATTCTTAGAAAATTGGTGTTGGGAAGAAGAAGCATTGGAGTTTATTTCAGGTCATTATGAGACAGGTGCTTCATTACCGACGGAGATGCTAGAGAAAATGTTAGCCGCTAAAAATTTCCAGTCGGCGATATTTATTCTTCGTCAGCTAGAATTTGGTTTGTTTGATTTTACGTTGCATACTGAATTCGACCCGGAAATAGGTCCGCGAGTTCTCGAAACGTTGGCCCAAGTGAAGAGCAAAGTAGCAGTATTACCAAGCCTCGAATGGAACCGCTTCTCACATGCATTTAGTCATATTTTTGCTGGTGGTTATAGTGCAGGATATTACAGCTATCTTTGGGCTGAGGTGCTCAGCTCTGATGCTTTCTCTCGTTTTGAAGAAGAAGGGATCTTTAATCAAGAAACGGGCAAAAGCTTCCTTAACAATATTCTGGAAATGGGTGGCAGTGAAGAGCCAATGGAATTGTTCAAGCGCTTTAGAGGTCGAGAGCCTAAAATTGATGCATTGCTAAGGCATTCAGGTATCAGCGGGTAA